Sequence from the Nitrospirota bacterium genome:
TCTGTGTAACTGCATGTTTTCTTGTAATCATCATCAAAAGTCCTATCATGACGGTCGCCAGTGCTACCGCAAGCGTTGAGCGGGTTACAAGGGTGGAAAGCTGTCTTACCGGGGCTGTAAGATGATAGGAAAATATAACAAGAGCAATACCAATCAGCATTGTTGTGGGGATATTTACTATTGTTTCCACCTCTTTCCTTATCTTTAGACGCACTGCAAGAACATACAGTATATACGGTAAGAGAATTACCTTTATAGAGAGCGTTAACACTGATGATATATAAAGATGATGTTTTGCAGCCACAAACCCTACAACTGCCGTGTTGATTGAAAGAAACAGCCCCTGCCACGCAAATAATGTAACCAGACTCTTTATTTTCCTCTGAGCAAGCATTGCAAAAGCGCTAAGCAACACAAGGGCTGCCAAAAAACTGTTTATCTGTGCCAATACCTGTAAGTTCATAATCATTATCACTCCAGAATGAAAAAACATATCATACCAAGAGCAGCCATTAAAAACGCCGCTCCCAGAAATTCAGTTAACCGAAATAATCTCATCTTAGCCAGCCCCGTCTCTATCAATACAACCACGGCCCCGATTACGGCTAGCTTGATTACCATTAAAAAAACTGCTACGGCAATCTCCTGTGCACTGTCTGTGGCAGCTATCCCCCATGGCAGAAAACACGCAATCAAAAGACAGGAAAAGAGCAAAAACCTGATCATTGATCCCCACTCAATAAGTGCAAGGTGCCGGCCAGAATACTCAAGAATCATTGCCTCATGAACCATAGTAAGCTCCAGATGAGTGGCAGGGTTATCAACCGGCACTCTGCCTGCCTCTGCTATGACAACAAGAAAAAACGCAATTGAAGCAAACACTATTGATGGCCTCAAAACCAGAATGCCGCTCTGAAACGAGTGTACTATGTGAAACAGTGATGTTGACTTACTGGCCAACGACACGGTAAAAATAGCCATAAGAAATGCCGGCTCTGTCAGAGAAGCTATCATCATCTCTCTGCTTGAGCCCATCCCTCCAAAAGCCGTGCCTATGTCCATTCCTGCCAGTGCCATGAAAAAGCGTGCGGTTGCAAAAATTGCTGCTATCACAATAATATCGGCGCTGGGCGCTAAAAACAGGTTCATGGAAATTATAGGAATCACGCTTCCAACAACAACCGCAGTGCCAAACACCAAATACGGCGTAAAGCGGAATATCCATGAGGCGTTATCGGCTAACACCACATCTTTGATGAATAACTTAGTAATGTTTCGGTATGGCTGAAACACTCCGGCTGATGATCTCCCTTGAGACCAACACTTTAGCATATCCACCCATCCTGCAAATACAGGGGCTAATGCCAGCACTATCATTACCTGCAGTGCTTCTATAAAAATTAAATGTAAGGATTTCATAACAGAGCCAATAAAAAGATTATTGTTACAAATGAGTAAATAAGGTACAGGTGTATTCGCCCATGCTGAAGTGTACCGGTCTTTCGGGACAGCAAAAACACTATGTCAACGATAGGTTTGTAGATCCAGCCCCAGAAACGGTCTCTTATGCGGAGGTAGTAGTTTGACTTCAGAGGAAATGCCGGGTGCCGTTGCTGCGGGGAGAGACTAATCTGTTCTTTTATATCAAACATATATCCAAAGATTCTGCGAATAGGCATAGAGAAAGATATGGCGTTGTACTGCATTTTTTGATTAAGCTTTTGAAATCCGCAATCCCACACCGGTACTCTGCGGATTTTCCCTGAGTGCACATGAAGCAGTAAATAAGTTACCGCGCAAACTACGAC
This genomic interval carries:
- a CDS encoding formate hydrogenlyase; protein product: MNLQVLAQINSFLAALVLLSAFAMLAQRKIKSLVTLFAWQGLFLSINTAVVGFVAAKHHLYISSVLTLSIKVILLPYILYVLAVRLKIRKEVETIVNIPTTMLIGIALVIFSYHLTAPVRQLSTLVTRSTLAVALATVMIGLLMMITRKHAVTQIIGFLAMENGLFFAATSATYGMPLVVELGVALDVLIAAFIFGIFFFQISTTFDSLSVEQMESLREDN
- a CDS encoding NADH-quinone oxidoreductase subunit H, whose translation is MKSLHLIFIEALQVMIVLALAPVFAGWVDMLKCWSQGRSSAGVFQPYRNITKLFIKDVVLADNASWIFRFTPYLVFGTAVVVGSVIPIISMNLFLAPSADIIVIAAIFATARFFMALAGMDIGTAFGGMGSSREMMIASLTEPAFLMAIFTVSLASKSTSLFHIVHSFQSGILVLRPSIVFASIAFFLVVIAEAGRVPVDNPATHLELTMVHEAMILEYSGRHLALIEWGSMIRFLLFSCLLIACFLPWGIAATDSAQEIAVAVFLMVIKLAVIGAVVVLIETGLAKMRLFRLTEFLGAAFLMAALGMICFFILE